The following DNA comes from Alnus glutinosa chromosome 6, dhAlnGlut1.1, whole genome shotgun sequence.
GGTGCATTAAGTGTGACTAATGCTCAAAAGATCTTAAGCACAAATTTCTTATaacttttaaatttgaattcaaaGCCAAGGATAAAATTGGGTACCATCATATATACCCGAATTAATGCATCTAATCCATTAGAATTTTACAATTAAACGTGTTTGACCGAAAGTAGTACTCATtcgaaaaaaaacaaatctcttTAATaccatatgaaaatatttagAGAATGGAAACTTGAACTGAATACTATATTTTTGTGTGTTGTCACTGTAAATTAACAAGAAGGACCTATTTATGGTTTAATAAGGCTAGTTAAAATAGGAaatacatttataaaattaacgACAAATATTACAGAATAAAATCAACATATACAAAGAAATATAATCAACTTAGACAAGGAAGTAAATCAATCAGTGCCGCTCATATCTGCAATCTCATATCTATTTTGAAGTCCATTATTTGGAAATTAATGCAGCAATGTCAGTCAATGCTCAGCTGTTTGTTTTATAGCGAAGACTTCAAAGTCTTTAGGGTACGACCGAGAAGCCTTCTGTTATTAAGCTGCATTGCCCATTATTACGGCATCGATTAAACAACCTTGTCCTCTAGCAAGCTTTAGCTAGCTTAACAATGGCAAACCAGAAACGGCTCCTCTCCTTTCTGATCTTGCTCACCCTCAGGATGGCCATGGCAAAGGATGTCATATCAGTGGGCGTCGTTCTTGATTTGAACTCTCCGGTGGGAAGAATGGCAGAGCGTTGTATGTCCATGGCGCTCTCAGATTTTTATCAAGAGAATCATAACTATAATACACGACTCGATCTTTTGAGGAGGGATTCTGGGGATGATGTCGTTTCTGCAGCATCTGCAGGTATATTCGTACGTTAAAATTCAACCAAAAAGCAAGGAAAAGGAGTCTTAAATAGTAATTGTTAATATTCTCCACAGGCTATCATAATATTTGCTACTATATTAATTAGCTATTGTTAACATGCTAGGAATATTTTGTGactatgtaattattgtatttcCTTTCTATTTTTGGTCTCACTCAActataaataaatcattttattgTAGTGTTTTCATAGAAGCTTCTCTCTTacaattctattttatttagctTGTCTTTTTCTTCAAGTAATACAAGGATAGTGTTTCTGCTGGTGTTCTAGCTGTGTTGTTTGAAGTGAGGTTGTATTCTTTGTTGTTGTGATCAATGAAAATAAGTCATtcatccaaagaaaaaaaaatatataaggatAGTGTTGTCTATTCGGAGTACTGTACAAGTAGTTGCAGTTAACGGTTATGACCTTTAACTTCCAACTGCAACTGCCTTACATGGTTATTGAATTTTCGTAATAGCAACCGTTCCGCCTTAGGCaattaacaattttaaaataaccgcCGGTCACCGGTTATTGAAGCTCAGAACCATACCACATAACCACATTTTAGAAAGAGGCATTTTGAGccaattttagtattttggacCTTCCTTGATCCTCACTTTAGGGCTTCTTTTAGATGATTttgagcatttttttaaaaataattagaacATTTCAAAATGTAACAAAGCTCAGaaatatcattattattattttgatgaataaagatcaataaaattaaactcaccaAAACGACATCGTCTGGTATGTATATATAAGGGGTAGAGACAGTTAGCAGTTATTAACTACCTTCATCTACTCCTAAAGCCTTTAACCGCCTCATCATTGGcggttaacaatttttttgaataaccTACTAAAGCAATTATGCAGTAATTGATTAATAACTGTCCGCTTGTACACCCCGGCCTACAATGTTTACATCactgaattagaaaaaaaactctctaaaaTATGCTTCTGGTCAAGGTTAAGCATACTTTTAATTTTCCATGATGAATACGAGGTAATTAATATCATTCTACATGGTCGTTATGCTTAtccttttttttggatgaaaattaTGCTTAtcctttgttttcttctcttttatctttttgtctCTTTGACTTCATTATTCCCCAAGCTATACTGACTCTTTACATTTCTATCTGTAATATCAACAAATTTCAGAAAGACCAACGAACAAAAGGAAAACTACACCAGGATCCCCTTGTCAATACCCTGGTACTTACAATATATTCTAAAGGCATGCTTTGGAATAGCTAGAGGAAACCAGATCAGTTGAATTCCAAATTTCTGAACTAGAATAAATTCCAGACTTCGAAACCACCCAATTCAGCTTATCCTTCTCCGATCCCCAATTTTAACcgaatattagaatatatataatcCAGTTCCAGTTTTCCCATCTTTAATAACAGTGGATAATCTAGCTTCTAGTTTGCTCCGACAATATCATATACCACATTGTTTCTgttgttattattgttattgacCATCTCCAGTAAAATTTCTATCTCCAGCACTGGATTTAATCAAGAATGAAGAAGTTCAGGCCATCATGGGACCTCAAACGTCAGCACAAGCAAAGTTTGTCATTCAACTCGGCGAAAAAGCTCAGATTCCCATCATTTCCTTCTCAGCCACAAGCCCCTCTCTTTCTCCAGCCCAAAACCCGTTTTTCATTCGCACAGCACAAGATGACTCGGCACAGGTGACAGCCATATCAGCAATTGTAGAGGCTTATGGTTGGCGGGAAATTATACCGATTTATGCAGACACAGATTACGGAAATGGTTTAATTCCATATTTGCTTGACGCTTTCCAAAAGATTGACGTTCGCGTGCCGTACAGAAGTGTCATTCCtccatcttctaacaatacgcAAATCAGTACGGAGCTTAACAAGTTAAAGGAACAATATCATACAAGGATATTCATTGTACACATGGCTGCTTCACTTGGCTCCAAGCTCTTTGTACTTGCAAACAAGGCAGGAATGATGAAGGAAGGGTATGCATGGATCTTCACGGCAGGGTTATCAGCTTTGCTAGATCCAATGCCCTCAAAGGTCATGTACTCAATGGAAGGTGtcgttaaatcaccatttatctcaaaagcttaaatttataaaaaaatagttagagaaaacttcatttattatttctgatctttcatcacttttgcaattatacccttaaacttttaaaaatgtcaatttagtgtattcatcttttaattatactattttaaaaataattaacactttttaaagtttatgagaaTGATTggaaaagtgatgaaagatcaaaaaTTGGTAAGGGAAGTTTTTTCAAATAGttaatttaaccatttaatttatattctaacaggtGTATTGGGACTACGGCCACACATAACCACGTCAAAAAAACTAGAAGATTTCAAAAGAAGATTGAAAAGAAATTTAACCTCAAGCAAACCAATCAGTGAGCGTAATGGAGTAAACCTGTTTGGATTATGGGCATATGATACAATTTGGGCTTTGGCTATGGCAGTGGAGAAGGCTGGCATTGTCCATTCTAGGTTCTTTAAGCAAAATTCTTCCCAAAGTAACGTTGATCTTGCAGCTTTAGGCATTTCTGAAACGGGTCGAACGCTTCGTAATACAATTCGAGCTACAAAATTTCAAGGCCTTAGCGGGAATTTTCATTTGGCTAAAGGGCAGTTGGAACCTTCAGCCTTTGAAATAATCAATATCGTAGGAAAAAGCGAGAGAATTATTGGGTTCTGGACACGAAAGAGAGGGCTTTCACAAGCATTGGTGGATAGTACTGGTGAAGTAGCAGGCTCAATTTCAAAGGACAAATTACTTAAGCAGCCTATCTGGCCAGGAGACACGACAGACCAACCGACAAAGTTGAGGATTGGGGTTCCAATAAGACAAGGTTTTGTTGAATTTCTGAAAGTGGATTGGCTGAATCCTCTTACTAATAAGCCTAGCATATCAGGGTTCTCCCATGACGTGTTCCTTGCTGTGCTGGATGCATTACCATTCCCCCTTCCTTATGAGTTTATTCCCTTCATGAATGAGAATAGGACGAGTAATGGGAGCTACGATGAGCTTCTTTACCAAATTAAACTTCAGGTATatatgcttcttcttcttcttttccaatatatatatatatattatgttaatTAGGAAAAATCATTCATGCAGTACTTCCTTCCGGAGAAAAACTTCAGGTATATATGCATCGAATTTAGCCCACATatataaaaactaacaaatacgGTCGCCGAGAGTAATACTTCCATTTCTCACATGAATATTGAGACCCATTTGctaagaaaaaaagatattaaaatTGGCATTTATAACTCTCAACTTACATCAAGCCATATTGCTTTAAAGTAAGCAATGATTAGATGTATGCATTTGTGTGTATCAAATCAATAACATTAATTTTAGATGGTCATGGTCGTAATAAGATCTAGTGGCCGGTTTGATCTAATAGATCCAATAGTTGAACTTACTTGACCGTTAATAAAGTCAACTGTAAAGTCAATTAAGTTTGATCTAAAAATATTAGATTAAGTGATCATTGGTAACAATTACGATTTTACGATTATAATTTAACAgttgttaattataattttattcaaacggtaaaaattaagtgtatattaatatatatatatatatatatatatatgatggccAAATTTTAATGACTGTTAAATTAGCtattatttattgttattgCGAAATTACATATCCATTAGTGAACAAACATTAAAACTGTTGATTTAACACTTAAGAGTCCATTGCATATCagttaaaattattgttttttttttttaaaaactctcTTTTTTTGTCTCTCTTAAAACTctctgtaattttaaaattcgaGTCTCTTTCGTACTAGAATAGAAACTCAAAGGGTGTTCTAGcttcactacaagaaattcgcCCATTAGGGGCGACAATATCAGTATCGACTAAAAGTCGACACTGATAGttgactattagcgtcgacccaTTAGTCGACGCTAATTGTCTAAAAAAACGCACTATTAGCGTCAACTTTGGTGTCAATGCTAATTTGTCGTTGCTAATAACTTGGTGGGAAATTTTGCCTCGCGCGGGTTGAGAAATAGCAACGACATTTCAGTATTAGCGTCCACTTTCGTCGACGCTAATAAATAACTATCAACGTCGACATTGGGGTCAATGCTGAAAATCATAATTGTGGGCATAGCTCCACTAATGGGTCCTAATGgcgtattattttttattattttttttaatttttatggtattagcgtcgacttgGTCGACGCTAATGccctaattaattttattttttaaaaattttttagaGTATTAGCGTCAACAAGATagcctattattattattttttattttatttttaaggtcGAAGCTAATACcctattattattaatttttatttttatttttattttttttttaattttttttttaatttttaaggtaTTATCATCGACTAGGTCAACACTAATAgtctattaatttatttttaattttaaatatttttagggtATCAGCGTCCACACAAGTCGACGCTGATGATAGACTATTAGCGTCAACCAAggtgtcgacgctaatagtatACCTATCAGCGTCGACTTATGATATATGTATTACACGTTTTAGCATTGACCAAATATAGCATTAGTGCCGACATTGGTCGACGATAATAGTTTATCATCAGGGTTGACCCTTCGATCGACGCTAATGATTAGTGATCATTAGCTTCGGGCTTTTAGCGTCGACTTTTTAGCGTCCAAAAGTCGACACTAATACTCATTAGAGTCGACTTTTTGACTTTTAGAGTCCACTaagagtcgacgctaataagcAAATTTCTTGTAATG
Coding sequences within:
- the LOC133871343 gene encoding glutamate receptor 2.8-like isoform X1, encoding MANQKRLLSFLILLTLRMAMAKDVISVGVVLDLNSPVGRMAERCMSMALSDFYQENHNYNTRLDLLRRDSGDDVVSAASAALDLIKNEEVQAIMGPQTSAQAKFVIQLGEKAQIPIISFSATSPSLSPAQNPFFIRTAQDDSAQVTAISAIVEAYGWREIIPIYADTDYGNGLIPYLLDAFQKIDVRVPYRSVIPPSSNNTQISTELNKLKEQYHTRIFIVHMAASLGSKLFVLANKAGMMKEGYAWIFTAGLSALLDPMPSKVMYSMEGVLGLRPHITTSKKLEDFKRRLKRNLTSSKPISERNGVNLFGLWAYDTIWALAMAVEKAGIVHSRFFKQNSSQSNVDLAALGISETGRTLRNTIRATKFQGLSGNFHLAKGQLEPSAFEIINIVGKSERIIGFWTRKRGLSQALVDSTGEVAGSISKDKLLKQPIWPGDTTDQPTKLRIGVPIRQGFVEFLKVDWLNPLTNKPSISGFSHDVFLAVLDALPFPLPYEFIPFMNENRTSNGSYDELLYQIKLQKYDAVIGDTTIVANRSTYVDFTLPYSESGVSMVVLVKDNERNNFWIFLKPLSLDLWLATFATFISTGLVIWVLEHRINSDFRGPPEQQLGTIFWFSFSTLVFAHREKVVNNWSKFVMIIWIFVVLILTQSYTASLTSMLTVQRLQPAFIDVKEIKNNGYFVGYQKDSFVKGLLTKQLNFDETKLKAYHTPEEYNEALSNGSHNGGVAAIFDEIPYIKLFLAKYCSKYTMVGPTYKTDGFGFAFPQGSPLLPYISRAILNVTEDKDKFGRIEEKYFSSTTCEDQSATISSQSSSLDLYSFGGLFIITVVASTSSLLVYLFKFLHLHWPALNASNTDDSSFWSKLLEMAKHFDRPQRSPLASPGIHPSINITH
- the LOC133871343 gene encoding glutamate receptor 2.8-like isoform X2 yields the protein MANQKRLLSFLILLTLRMAMAKDVISVGVVLDLNSPVGRMAERCMSMALSDFYQENHNYNTRLDLLRRDSGDDVVSAASAALDLIKNEEVQAIMGPQTSAQAKFVIQLGEKAQIPIISFSATSPSLSPAQNPFFIRTAQDDSAQVTAISAIVEAYGWREIIPIYADTDYGNGLIPYLLDAFQKIDVRVPYRSVIPPSSNNTQISTELNKLKEQYHTRIFIVHMAASLGSKLFVLANKAGMMKEGYAWIFTAGLSALLDPMPSKVMYSMEGVLGLRPHITTSKKLEDFKRRLKRNLTSSKPISERNGVNLFGLWAYDTIWALAMAVEKAGIVHSRFFKQNSSQSNVDLAALGISETGRTLRNTIRATKFQGLSGNFHLAKGQLEPSAFEIINIVGKSERIIGFWTRKRGLSQALVDSTGEVAGSISKDKLLKQPIWPGDTTDQPTKLRIGVPIRQGFVEFLKVDWLNPLTNKPSISGFSHDVFLAVLDALPFPLPYEFIPFMNENRTSNGSYDELLYQIKLQKYDAVIGDTTIVANRSTYVDFTLPYSESGVSMVVLVKDNERNNFWIFLKPLSLDLWLATFATFISTGLVIWVLEHRINSDFRGPPEQQLGTIFWFSFSTLVFAHREKVVNNWSKFVMIIWIFVVLILTQSYTASLTSMLTVQRLQPAFIDVKEIKNNGYFVGYQKDSFVKGLLTKQLNFDETKLKAYHTPEEYNEALSNGSHNGGVAAIFDEIPYIKLFLAKYCSKYTMVGPTYKTDGFGFKIKTSLDGLRRSTFRVLLVKIKVQQSLHKALVLICTALGAYSSSQ